Proteins encoded in a region of the Solanum dulcamara chromosome 9, daSolDulc1.2, whole genome shotgun sequence genome:
- the LOC129904270 gene encoding UPF0496 protein 1-like produces MGNQCTKPNNHSPRRPPSPAKPESDVSPDLSSYQSACEEDPELGRFDSTLQARTSLALNSIAVNTDYRSLSLESLREVTLCFLDMNQGVVNFILESKKDIWKDPDIFDLVKDYLDSSIHIMNFCASLDDCLERARNSQSIILVALTKFENEINVNEGDSNLLFSETLEQLKSFKAAGDPFTAKFFSSFHSVYMHQNALLTKLKSKKSKLDKKLNRVKTWKRMSNIIFATVFVSAIICSIVAAAVTAPPMVTALAAAASVPLGTVGKWINSMWKKYEDELKKERDILTSMQACSFVVIQDLEHIRVLADKLQIIFEGLLHSADFAISGADAVTSAMEEVKKSVNGFSETIEVLSQHAKKCNQDIRMARAVILRKIVSQPSSSNQGSGMFFD; encoded by the coding sequence atgggTAATCAGTGCACTAAACCCAACAACCATAGCCCACGTCGTCCACCATCTCCGGCGAAACCAGAGAGTGATGTTTCACCAGATCTAAGCTCATACCAGTCAGCATGTGAAGAAGATCCAGAACTTGGACGGTTTGATTCTACTCTTCAAGCAAGAACATCTTTAGCTCTCAATTCCATAGCTGTTAACACGGACTATAGATCCCTTTCTCTTGAGTCTTTACGTGAGGTTACTTTATGCTTCCTAGATATGAACCAAGGAGTTGTCAATTTCATTCTTGAAAGCAAAAAAGATATATGGAAAGACCCAGATATATTTGATCTTGTTAAGGATTATCTCGATAGTAGTATTCACATTATGAACTTCTGTGCTTCCCTTGATGACTGTCTTGAACGTGCACGTAATAGCCAGTCTATAATTCTAGTAGCACTCACAAAGTTTGAGAATGAGATCAATGTAAATGAAGGGGATTCAAACCTTCTCTTTTCAGAAACTTTGGAACAATTGAAGAGTTTTAAGGCGGCTGGTGACCCTTTTACTGCTAAGTTTTTCTCATCATTTCACTCAGTCTATATGCACCAAAATGCTCTGTTGACCAAACTCAAGTCGAAAAAGAGTAAACTTGATAAGAAGTTGAACAGAGTGAAAACATGGAAGAGAAtgtctaatataatttttgCTACTGTGTTTGTTTCTGCTATAATTTGCTCAATTGTTGCTGCAGCTGTCACAGCACCACCGATGGTGACAGCATTAGCAGCTGCAGCCTCAGTGCCCTTGGGGACAGTGGGGAAATGGATCAATTCCATGTGGAAGAAGTATGAGGATGAGTTGAAGAAGGAGAGGGATATATTGACTTCAATGCAGGCTTGTAGTTTTGTTGTGATTCAAGACTTGGAGCATATTCGGGTTTTGGCGGATAAATTGCAGATAATTTTTGAAGGGTTGTTGCATAGTGCAGATTTTGCTATCAGCGGAGCTGATGCAGTCACGAGTGCAATGGAAGAGGTCAAGAAGAGTGTGAATGGATTTTCAGAAACCATTGAGGTTTTGAGTCAGCATGCTAAAAAGTGTAACCAGGATATTAGGATGGCACGAGCTGTGATCTTGCGCAAGATTGTCAGTCAACCCAGTAGCTCAAATCAGGGCTCTGGTATGTTCTTTGATTGA